CACCACCAACACCCGCCCGGGGCGGGCCAGTTCAGCGATGAGCGCGGCCGGGTGCAGGACCGACGTCGGGTTCGTCGGATTGCCGATCACCACCAGGTCCGCGTCCTCGGGCACGGCCGCCGGGTCGAGCCGGAAGCCGTCCTCCTCGCGCAGCAGCACCCGGTCCACGGCATGCCCGGCGTCCCGCAGCGCCGCCTCCGGCTCCGTGAACTGCGGGTGCACCACCACCGGGTGACGGACCTTCAGGGCCCTGGCGAGCAGCACGAACGCCTCAGCCGCCCCCGCCGTGAGCAGCACCCGCTCCACGGGAAGCCCGTGCCGGCGGGCCACCGCCTCGCGGGCCGCCCGCCCGTCCGGATACGCGGCGAGCCCGCCGAGCGAGTCCGCGATGTGCTCGCGCAGCCACACCGGGGGAGTGTCCGCGCGGACGTTCACCGCGAGATCCGTGAGGTCCGCGACCGTGCCGCGGACCTCCGCGTCACCGTGGTGGCGCAGATCGTGACCGTCGTCAGTGCGCATGCGAGTGGGAGTGCCCGTGACCGTGCGCGTGGCCGTGGTGGTCGCCGTCGTCGTCCGGGTGGAAGTGCGGCTGCTGCGGAAGCCCCACCTTGTCCTCGAAGCCCGGCAGCGCGATCCGGTACACGCAGGTGTCGCAGTTCATCCGCAGATCGCCGCGGACGGCCTCCTCGTACCGCTCCATGACCAGGTCGATCAGCTCCGGCTCCGGACCGATCACGTCGGCGGAAAGCACCTCGACGTCCGGGTGGGCCGACGCCCAGCCCTCCGTCTGCTGCTGCACCCGGTCCGGCAGGATCCCCGTGAACAGGAAGTACGGCAGGACGACGACGCGCCGCGCGCCGAGCTTCACACACCGGTCGAGGCCCGACGGCACGTCCGGCGCGGCCAGCGACACGAACGCCGTCTCCACGCCCGCGTAACCGCGCCCCTCCCACAGGAGCCGCGCCGCCTTGTGCACCTCGGCGTTGGCGTCCGGGTCCGTCGAGCCGCGGCCCACCAGCAGGACCGTCACATCGGCCCGGTCCTCCGGCGTGCGCGCCCCGCCGCCCAGCGCCTCGTCGAGACGCCGCTCAAGCACCTGGAGCAGCGACGGGTGCGGACCCAGCGGACGCCCGTACGTGTAGGAGATCCCCGGGTGCCGCTCCTTCTCACGGGCGAGCGCCGCCGGGATGTCGCCCTTGGCGTGCCCCGCCGACACCAGCATCAGCGGCACCGCCGCGAACCGGCGCACCCCGCGCTCCACGAGCTCGCCCACCGCCTCCGTCAGCGGCGGCGGCGACAGCTCGATGAAGCCGCCGGCCACGGGCAGGTCGGGACGGCGGCGGCCGAGCTCCCTGACGAAGTCGCGGAAGGCTTCGGCACCGGCCTCGTCGCGGGTGCCGTGCCCGGCGATGAGCAGAGCGGGAGGGGTGGTCACGAGGACTCCTTATGGGTGGTGCTGGTGGTGTTGTCGGGAGCGGCGGCGGCCGGCTGCTGCCAGCGGTAGCCGCGGGGGGTGACCATGCGGCCCGCGATCCGCCGCGTGGCCGTGTTGCCGACGGTGACGACGGTCATCATGTCGACCCAGGCCGGGTCGAGTTCGCCGAGTGTGGTCAGCCGGCTCGACTCGTCGGCGCGGGACGCGTTGCGCACCACGCCCACGGGCGTGCCCGGTTCGCGGTGCCCGGCGAGGATGCCGAGGGCCTTCGGCAGCTGCCAGTCGCGACCCCGGCTGCGCGGGTTGTAGAACGTGACCACGATGTCCGCCTCGGCCGCCGCACGCACCCGGCGCTCGATGACCTCCCACGGTGTGTGCAGGTCGGACAGGCTGATCGAGACATGGTCGTGGCCGAGCGGCGCGCCCAGGATCGCGGCCGCCGCGAGCGCGGCCGTCACACCCGGTACGCCCACCACGTCGATGTCGTCGGACGCCTCGGCGAGCGCGGGCGACGCCATCGCGTACACGCCCGCGTCCCCGCTGCCGATCAGTGCGACGGCCTGCCCCTTGCGGGCCTCGGCCACCGCCGTGCGGGCCCGCTCCTCCTCGGCGCCGAGCCCGGACTCCAGGATCCGGGTGCCGGGCCGCAGGAGGTCCCTGATCTGGTCGACGTACTGGTCGAGGCCGACGAGTACGGACGCGGCGCGCAGCTCGTCGCGGGCGCGCGGCGTCACCAGGTCACGGGCGCCGGGGCCGAGCCCGACGACGGCGAGCCGGCCGCGCGGCGCGGTGCGCACGACGGCGCACGTCGCCATCGCGG
The DNA window shown above is from Streptomyces sp. NBC_01445 and carries:
- a CDS encoding sirohydrochlorin chelatase; amino-acid sequence: MTTPPALLIAGHGTRDEAGAEAFRDFVRELGRRRPDLPVAGGFIELSPPPLTEAVGELVERGVRRFAAVPLMLVSAGHAKGDIPAALAREKERHPGISYTYGRPLGPHPSLLQVLERRLDEALGGGARTPEDRADVTVLLVGRGSTDPDANAEVHKAARLLWEGRGYAGVETAFVSLAAPDVPSGLDRCVKLGARRVVVLPYFLFTGILPDRVQQQTEGWASAHPDVEVLSADVIGPEPELIDLVMERYEEAVRGDLRMNCDTCVYRIALPGFEDKVGLPQQPHFHPDDDGDHHGHAHGHGHSHSHAH